AGCAGTTGACCATGGGTTTTCATCTCTATCAGAAAGGCAACAAGATGTACTTTCTGACTTTCTTACTCAAACTTGTTCTGGTGTAACTGACCCAGGCGGGCATCATAACAACTGTACATGTGAGTTATCAGATGCTGAATTGTTACAAGCTTACCGCGAAGCATTTGGCGGAGATGATGTCCAATGTGAGGATTGCAGAGAAGAAGCTTCTTTTCATAGTTTCCAACGAGATCGTTTAGATCACGAATAACCTGTAACTCGATTTTCTCTGCTATACGCTCGCGTGTAGAGAGAAAATGAGTAACCAAGCGGAACGAATACCAAGCACTTCCTGCGTTGCTAATTCCGCGCGGTAGTTTCGTCATAACCTTCTTTGATTCTATCGCGCCTAGTGCGCGATTTTTATTTTATGGCATAACCCACAATAACGACCAAACGACGGAATGACAACGACGAGAACTGAGGAGGAGGATTGGAGGAGAGAAGGGAGTGGCTTAGTGCGAATGGATGCGGATGCAGACTTCATCCTGAAGACTGCGCCGCACCATCGCACAAGCAATCACGTAATCGGCCAAAATGACCGCGAAGCGGTTCGGGTTCCTGTTACACCCGAACTAAGTCCGGAATTCCGGACTTTTACCCTTTTAACTCTTCAATTTTTCTTTCTAGTTCTGCGATTCTTTCAGAGAACAGTACATCGTTCATTGTTGCCAAACCTTTAACGATTTCAGCCATGTATTTTTCAACTGGAGACTCTTCATCTTCTCCATAGGCTATTTTGTTCAAGGGTATTCCTGTTGCTGAACTTATTAACATTACATCTTTTAGTTTTGGCTCTGTTTTGCCTTTTGCTGCCCGAACTAAAGTGCTAACACTGATGCCAGTTATTTCACTAATTTTTTGATATCCGCCATTTTGGGTTATGGCGTCATTAATTCTCTTCGCTATTGCTTCTTCTGACATGAGAATCCCCCGAATTTTTGTTAACACATTATACCCCCCGCTTTTTCGCTTCTGATTTTCACATGTTCACTTGTGGCAATTAAATGTGCACAACTGCATAGATTTTTATCTCTCATCATATTATCATTTCTGCGCATACAAATGTTCATTATTGCTAATTGACAGGTTTTTGCCGTGTTTTTTATCGACCAACTTTTCATGCAACAAGATTACCCTGACGGTGGGCTTCCATTCGTTGGGACGCATGTTATTGAACGGCTCGATTTGGAAACGGGCGAGAAGCTTCCCCCTAGTGTCAACCAAAAGATTTTGGAGGGGTCATACAGCACCAAATTAACTATCCGCTGTAATGGCGATCGTGTCAGAGTTGAGGGGAATCCATCACGCTGGCAGCGCATGGATAACTTAGTTGGCCTAAACACTCTTGATGAGTGTGTTGAAATCTATAACCATGTTCTTGCTAAGTACGATTTACCTCCATTCACTAAAAACACTCGCGTATTCCATCGACAATCACCAGATGGAAAATCTTCATCCCTTATCGGTAATGGTGCTGAAATCACCCTCATTGACTGGACTCGTAATCACACAGTCGGGCAGGGCAAGGAAGCTTCTTTTATCCGCGGTATGTCATCCATGCAAATCGGCCGTGGCCGCGAGCCAAAGCTTTACCCAAACGGCATGACCTGTAACTGGGGTGAGGCATCAGAATGGATGATGACAAAACTTTATTGCAAGGCTTACGAGCTCCGTAAGCACCTCAAAGAAGACAAGCGCAAAAAGAATCGCGTTGTCACTGAACAACTTGAATACCTTGAAAAGCTTATCGGCTACTGCGAAGAGCAGGGCGTAGTACGAGAAGAGCACAGCCTCAGACAAAAACTATTGAAACGACATAATTTACAGTTTTATGGCTTGGTTACTGAACAAGACTTTCACGCACATTTAAACGATATCGAGAACGCCATGAAGACACTACACGCCACACACGATACACATCAATCTATTGCTCATCAGTTACTCGAAGCGGGCGCTGTTGATACGTTACGCAAAGCCAATTCCACAATGAGTTATTTTACTCTTTGGCAACACGGCTCCGACTTGAAGGCTGTATTAACTCGCTCCCAATTTTTTGAGCATAAAGCACGCTTAAAACAAATTGGTATCGATATCTCTCGTCCATTCGATGTGTCTCGTATGTGTCCCACACTCAAGCGTTCTGAAGTCATCGAGGTTAAACCGCTTTCTGTTCCCGACTGGTATCGATTACCCGTTGTGGCTCAATCCAATGTACTGCCATTCCGTGCAGTCGCTTAATCAATAGAGGTACTTATGCTCAAGATAGAGATTTTTAAAGAGAACGAACGTGCAGAGCCGCGCACCATAAACGGCAAAGATGGTAAGCCACCACGCACAATCTACGAACAAACCGCTTACGTTTACCTGGGCGGTAAATTCCCTGTTGAAATGAAACTTGGTTTACAGGAGGGTCAACCGCCTTATGCAGCCGGAGTCTATACCCCTCATAGTTCTAGTTACGTTGTTAATGCTTTCGGCGGTCTGGAACTCAAAAAATACGGATTAACCATCGAACCACTAGAATCACCAGATTTATAACTCGTAACCACTTTGTGGTGACGTAAGGAACAACGTCATGGCTAAAACATCTTCATATACCAATCTATATAGCTTTGTCCCAACAGAGCGCCGTAAGGCTGTTGGGATGAAACTGGTTAAACGTAATGGACAACGTTGCTGGGATAGTGCGGAGTTATCTCGGCTAAAGGCACTTTATGATGAGGGCTTAACCTCTGAAGATATTGCAAACTTACTTGGCCGTTCATCCAATGCAGTAAGACTAAAGCTAAGCCGTCTATGTTACACGTCCAAATATCATTGTTACACCAATCAAGAGGACGCTTATATACGCAGGTATTACGGTTTCAAATCTCTTTCAGAGATTGCAGATCATCTCGGTGTTAGCGTTTCGTCTTTAGTTGACCGTGCAACCAAAGCTTTAGGTTTAAAAAATCGTTACTGTGGAGAAAACTCGCCATCATGTAAATTGAGTGATGAAGATGTGGAATTTATAAGGCAGTTGCATGAGGAAGGTTTAACTTGTCCATCAATTGCTGAAAAGTTTGAAATCTCAGCATCTTACGTTAACGAATTGGTTAACTTTAAATCTAGAACTGTTCTAACAGCTTCCCGATAATCGTTCTCAACTGTCATAAATGCTTCTTTATGGCAGTTGAAATCTGTTACAAAAACCATCCCAAAACCAAAACACCTTAGTGCGTATTATCAATCTTATGTTAAATGAGTAGGGCGATCCTATATGTTCAATTTAACCCCGCCTCCCTCTTATCCAGAATTGAACATAACTGAATTTACCATAAAATGCCTAATAATCATAATTTCCATCTGCAATGTTAACTATGATTATTGGCTGTACTTACAACAAAAATGGTATGGGTCGATTGGATTTGAGTTTCGGTAGATTTAAAAAAAGCGGGATTTAACCACCCGCTAGTTTCACTTTATAACCTTTGGCTTCGATTAACGTTTTCAAGAGATCTCTAACATCACCTTGAATTTCAATCTCACCATCTTTAACTGCGCCCCCGCAGCCACATTTTTTCTTAAACTCAGCCGCAAGCAATTTCAAAGCAGTGTCATCGGCATCTAATCCCTTAATAATGGTAACGCCTTTACCTTTTCGCCCTTTAGTTTCTCGAAATATCCGGACAATACCATCACCTTTCGGACGCTCAATTCTTACTTCTTCAGGCTTAATGCGCCCAGTTTCTGTTGAGTACACCAATGTCATACGTTGTTTCTATCTTTTTTGTTGTGTCTGTTGTTGCATCGCTTTCTGTCTCGCTAAGACATAAGCTTCGATATGTTTTTGAATGGCGATTTTAGAACCTTTAATCAAACGGCCATTAAAAAAGCAATACCAAGCATTAGACTCACCAGTGTCATTTTTTATGGTAAATCCATTGAATTGTTCTTGAGCTCCCGCTGAAACTTCTCGTTTCTGACCTATTGACTCGAACTCTTTGGGGTCAATGATCGAAGCGGTATCACAAAACCAATCAATACTTTTTTTTACTGCCGCTAAATTGCCACTAAGTACATGATTTTTGATCCTGACTTGCCATATTTCGGCTGAGTTATCAGCCGATTGGAGATTAAAACCTCGGTAAATTGCAACAGCCATATACACTCTGCTTTTTTGTTGATACTACCTAAATAATAATTCTATATCTCAGGTTATCAAGTTTAATATCGCTAATTCGTTAGCTTACAGAGAGTTATCTCATATCTTTTAGGACTTTTCCCAGTCTGTTATCACTTTTCAATGTTAAGTGGTAGGTATTGAAAAGTGACAACGCAACTTAAGCGAGTGATCTTACTTAGCTTTTGCCAAGGTATTGGTAACACATAAAGCGAGAAATTCGCTGAATTGATGACCGTTGTGCTCCAACATTTTCGGGAACATTGAAATGGGTGTCATTCCAGGGAATGTATTAACTTCATTCAAATAGATTTGCCCATCTTGTGTTAGGAAGAAATCAATACGAGATAAATGACGTAATTTCATGTGGATGAAAACACGTTCTGCACATTGCTGAATAAGGTTATGTTGTGCCTCAGTTAAGTGTTCAGCTTCAATAACGGTACGAGAATGACTGCTTGCACTGTATTTTTCTTCATAAGAATAAAATGCATCTTCTGGGGCAATAACTTCCCCCGGTTTTGAGATATGTAGTTGCCCATTCATTTCGTATGCAGCAACTTCAAGCTCTCTTGGTTTGACCGCTTTTTCGACTAATACTTGCTCAGAAAATCCAAATGCAGCTTCTATCGCTGGAGCTATTTGTTCTTCTCGAGTGACTTTGTAACATCCAACCGAAGATCCTTGCCGAGCAGCCTTAACAAAAATGCTGCCCCAATTGCGGAAGGCTTGCTGAGCTTTTTCTATTGAATCAGTGGTATTTTGAGTTAGAAAGAGATAGGGCGTATTAGGAATATCTAACGCGTCATACCATAGTTTTGATGTGATTTTATTGAAGCTATTTGCACTAGCCTCTGGTCCACAGCCTAAATAAGGAATACCCGCTAACTCTAGCATTGACTGGATATCACCGGTTTCACCTGGAAATCCATGAATACAAGGAACAACAAAGTCAATGGGTTGGCTAATCTTGTCACCATTCAATGTAGCGCTGTTGGTGTCGAGATAAACCAACTCACCTTGCTCAGAGAACCATCCATCTTTTTTCATCTCAACACGAATTACATTGAATTCAGGTGTAAGAGCGAGTTGTTGTTGGATGTAGTTTGCTGAAACAAGAGAAATTTCGTGCTCAGAGGAGCCGCCACCACACAAAAGTAGAATAGTTGTCTTAGTCATTAATCTTTCCGTGACACCGAAGTAGTAATTGATGGCTATGATAGTTCATTCAAAATGAACTTACAGTCAATGTTATCGTTTCTCACGAAAACTTCATTTAACTGCTCATAGAACAAACAATAAAGGGGCCTTAGCCCCTTCTGGAAGTGTTAATTTAGTTTATTGAGTGTTGGAAACTCGGAGTTCTTAATTGAATCAATGCTTTTTACGAAAGGTTTCATAGAGCGTAAGTCGCTGGGTAGCATTGAAATGGCTTCCGTGGCTTCTTGTCGAGTGGCATAGTCGCCGAAAAGAACGGTATACCATTTGGTACCGTTAACCATCTTGTAGTTTTCCCAGATCGGTTGTCCATTTTTAGGTAGTTTAGAGGCAAATTGATCAACTTTGCTTTGTGCACCTACGGCTACAACTTGAATCGTAAAGCCATAGCGAGGGTTCATCGCTACCTGTTTCGCTGTCGGTGGCGTAATGGAAACTGCAGGTTTTGCCTGCGGACTCATTTTAACGACTTTTTTCTCGGTTTCGGCAGGTGTCATCTTGACAACATTTTGTTCAACGTTTTGTTCAGAAATGCCTTCTGCTGCACCGTTTTCAGAGATGATAGGTTGCTCAACTGCTGCAACAGCGAACTCTTCGCGATGACTTTCTGTCTTCACGTCCGTGGTATAACTACCAGATGCGCAAGCGGTGAGAAGAATGGATAGCCCAATAACTGTGATTTTTTTCATGGATTTAGTCATGCCTTAGGTACAAAGTGCTTTAAATCATGCACATTGAAACCGATAGAATCAAGCATACCGCATCAATATATGCACCTATCCTGTGATTTGTGACACAAAGTAATCAAAGGGAACTGTAAACTCGATCACAGAGGCCTTTTTTGGCCCAACAGAGTTCACAAGAATTGGTTACCCTATAGATAGATATTTAATAAGGCAGGCAGAATATGAATCACTTGAATCAACTGCTTAAACCCAAATCTGTAGCTGTCATTGGCGCATCTATTCGCCCTTTTCGCGCAGGTAATATTGTGATGAAAAACTTGCTTCAAGGCGGGTTTGATGGTGCAATTATGCCTGTTACACCCTATTACCCTGCAGTTTGCGGTGTTTTGGCCTACAAAACGATCTCTGATCTGCCCATCACACCAGATATTGCCATTCTTTGCACTCACGCCTCCCGAAATGTAAGTCTCTTTAAACAACTAGCAGAAAAAGGGGTAAAGCAGGTTATTGTATTATCTTCTGACATGTATTCCTTAGATGCACAGGGAGAGGAAATTCAGCGTCAATGCATGATGATTGTGAAAGCCTCTAATATGAGAATTTTGGGTCCCAATAGCCTTGGTTTGATCTTACCTTGGATCCAGTTCAATGGTTCGTTTTCCCCCGTTTCTGCCTTAAAAGGGAATATTGCCTTTATTTCTCAATCAGCTGCCGTGTGTACCACAATTCTGGATTGGGCTAATGATAAGGGAATTGGTTTCTCAGCCTTTATCTCTTTAGGCAATGCGAGTGATGTGGATTTTGCCGATTTGCTCGATACCTTGAGTACCGACAAGTACACCGATGCTATTTTGCTTTATGTAGACACGATTCGAGATGCTCGACGCTTCATGTCTGCCGCTAGGGCTGCATCTCGTAACAGAAGGATCTTAGTGCTAAAAGGCGGCCGAACTAAAGCCGGACGTAAAGCCGCGCAAATGCACACCGGAGGAGATGATACCTTAGATATCATTTATGATTCGGCTATTCGTCGCACTGGAATGCTAAGGGTAAACAATACCCATGAACTCTTTGCTGCAGTGGAAACCTTAACACACTCTGTTCCATTAAGAGGTGAACGACTCGCCATCATTACCAATGGCGGTGGCCCTGCGATTATGGCGGTGGATGCCCTACTCGAACGAGGTGGCAAACTTGCACAACTTGAGGACTCGATTTATGAAAAATTGAATCAAACCCTGCCTCAAAGTTGGTCTCACAGTAATCCCATCGATATTGTTGGGGATGCAGATCATCAACGCTACGTCGCAACACTCAATATTCTGCTAGAAAGTGAGAATATTGATGCTATTTTGATCATGCACAGTCCGTCAGCCATTGCCCACTCAGAGCAGACCGCGAAAGCTCTGGTCGATGCTATTCAAAAACACTCTCGTGCAAAGCGTTTTAATATCTTAACCAATTGGTCTGGTGAGCTTTCTGCCAAACCAGCCCGTACTATTTTTAACCAAGCAGGAATCCCCACTTATCGTACACCGGAAAGTGCTGTTACCGCTTTTATGCATTTGGTGGAGTACCGAAGAAATCAAAAGCATCTGATGGAAACTCCAACCACGACTGAGGTCGTGCATGCCTCAGAAATGCAAGCGGCCAAACAGTGGATAAAAGCTCAACTGGGTGAGCATGAAGATGTGAATTTAGATACTCACCAGATTGGAACCTTGCTTAAATGCTTTAATTTTAGCGTGTTGCCCACATGGATCGCCTCCGACAGTACCGAAGCAGTACATATTGCAGAAACCATTGGTTACCCTGTTGCTGTCAAATTGCGCTCTCCCGATATTATCCATAAATCAGATGTTCAGGGAGTGATGCTTAATTTGCGTAACCGCGTTGAAGTAGCCAATGCAGCGCAGGCCATTCTTGATCGAACACAGCTCTCTTTCCCATCGGCAAACATTCATGGCTTGTTGGTACAAGGAATGGCGAAACTGGCGGGAGGAGAAGAATTAAGGATTAAGGTGAAAACAGATGCTACCTTTGGTCCTGTTATCTTGTTGGGTCAGGGCGGGTCTGAGTGGGATGAATCACTCGATGCAGCAGCAGCTTTGCCACCTCTCAATATCACACTCGCCCGCTACTTGATTGTGCGCGCTATTCGTAATGGTAAAATTCGTCTGCAAAAACTGCCCGTCCCGATTGATATCGAAGGTTTGTCTGAGTTTTTAGTTCGCATCTCGCAAATGGTAATTGAGTGCCCTGAGGTCCATGAGTTAGATATCCATCCTTTATTGGTTAATGGTAGCCAGTTCACTATCCTTGATGCCAATTTAGTACTGCGCCAATTTAGTGGTGACGCCCAGAACCGACTAGCCATTCGCCCTTACCCTACGGAGTTGGAAGAACGTTGTCAGGCTCGTGATGGAGAATGGCTCACTGTTCGGCCCATATTGCCGGAGGACGAACCGAAACATGCCTCCTTTATCAAAAAAGTGTCAAAAGAAGATTTGTACAAACGCTTTTTCTCTGATGTCGGAGAGTTTAATCATGAAGCGTTAGCGAACTTGACTCAAATTGATTTTGACCGAGAAATGGCATTTGTGGCTGTCAGTGGTGATGGAGAAAACTCTGAAATTATTGGGGTATCTAGAGCGTTGATTAACCATGAAAACACCGATGCAGAATTTGCCATACTGATCCGGTCCGATTTAAAAGGTAAAGGTTTAGGGAGGATATTGATGCGAAAAATCATTGATTATTGTCGTTCCAAAGGAACACTGCAGATGTCAGGTATGACGATGCCAACGAATCGCGGAATGCTCACACTCGCACAAAAAATGGGGTTTGAAGTAGAAATTCATTTTGAAGATGGTACTGCTGATATGGTACTCCCGCTGCTTTAACCTAAGTAAAGTGACAGAAGATCCTTGAGATCCTCTGTCACTTTTAAAGATCTACACCCAACGCCAGTTCTTTTTCAGATACTGAATACACCAAGACTTTGCTTCCCCCATTTGATTGCGTCGCCAAGCCAGCACGATTTCCATCTCTGCGTCTTCTGAGCCTTTAATGTATTGCAGTTCACCTCTATCAATGTAAGGTTGGGCAACTTGTTCGGGCAGCGTACCAATCCCCAAGCCTGCAACTAGCGCTTTGCACTTCGCATCCAAATTACTGACAGTTAAACGAGGTTGACGTTGAAGAATGTTCACACTCATCGCCGGCTGCTCACGCGCTGTATCTGCGATGGCTATAGCGCGGTATTTCTCTCTAGCTTCATTGTTGAATTCACCGGAGCGGCGATGTACATAGTGCGTAGGCGCAGCCACCCAAATCATTTTTATTGAACCGATCGTCTCCGCTTTCACTTCTTGGGGCAGCGCATCGATACGAGGACAAATTAAGAGATCGGCTCGCCCTGTTGCCAAGGCTTCCCAACAACCAGCAAGAATTTCATCTTGAATACGAACTCGAGTTTTACTGATGTTGCCAAGGGCTTCCACCATAGGAAATAGATTGGTGGCAGGAACAATACCATCGAGTGCGATGGTGATATCGAGCTCCCAACCATTCGCGAGTAATGTCGCATCATTAACCAGTTTTTCCGTCGCAGCGAGAATCGCCCTGCCCCGTTCTAAGATCAGCTTTCCCGCCTCGGTAAAATTGGCTCGGTGACCGGAACGATCGAAAATCATTAGATCCAAATCTTGTTCTAACTTTTGTATTTGATAACTCAAAGAGCTAGGTGCACGATTGAGTTCATTTGCAGCGGCAGCAAAGCTTCCTCTACGTTCTATGGCATCCAAAATATGTAAGGCTTCTAGGGTTATTGGACTTAGCAAAGCGCTCTCCTAATGGGTTTCAAAGTCGTATGGAACCGTTGAAACGGCTAATCCGTTGTCAAAAAGCATAACTCTTTTACAAGACATACCACATAACAGAGTGCGCTGTCATGGCTGAAGTTCAGCAATCGCCTTACCAAACAAGTACAAAAAAGCCAGCGTAAGCTGGCTTTGGGTCATCTGAGAACGTTTCATTCAAAAGGAAATTGAAAAGTGATGAAATGAATTATTTGTTCTCGCTCATCTCTTTTTTCACCATTACTGCGGCAGCAACGATAAAAGCAATGATCAATGCCAGTTCCACTTATCCTCCTAAGAGTTTCTATTGAATTCGCCAATAGTCTAGCACTGGGGTAGTACATAAGCAGTGTTTATTTTGTGAAACTGGTCAATTAGCGATCGAGATCAAAACGCATTTAAACCTTACGAAGAAGTCAGGTCTGGTTTCACCCAAACTTGGCTGAAATCAAACCAACCGAGCGCGTTACATTTCGCATTTTGCAGGGCGCCACATTGGTCTTTACTGATCCCAAGCCAGCAATGGAACATCGGGATCAATTGATGCTTTTCTACCAAGGATTTACCTAATTCTTTCGCGGGAAAAGCGGTTGAAGGATCAGCACGCCAGGTATCAATTAAACTTACCCATTGATTGAAATCATCACTTTTACTTAAAAATTCGATATCAGAATAGTTGAGCAGCCATCCAGCTAACGCATCATCACGATGGTTGGCAATTCCCATAGGTTTTATCCAAATATCCACCTGTTCTGTCTCAAGAACGGTATGTTCATATTTGATGACATTTACACCGATCCCATCTTGATGCAGTAATTGTTTAATCGCATTGGCGACCGTAGGAAACATCGGATGCTGTGCATGATAAGCAATGGTCAATTCACGCGCTTGAGGTGGCAACGTTTTATGCTGCGAAGTGGAATGATGATACCAACCTGGCTTCAACCCATAAGCAGGCAAAACTCCAAGCTCAATAATTTTCTCTTCAGGTAACAGCCTAAACAGACTAAAAGCATTCAGCTTTTCGGATAAATATCTTGCCCAATGACTATCTTTAGCCACACCATTACGGCGATTGAGTAATAAATAGGTACAACCTGGATCCAACTCCACCTCTTCCGTTGAAGAACCACGAGCGGTCTTCATTGGATTGGATAAGCTTGGAAAAACCATCGACGAGTGCACTTCATCAATCACCCATACTTCGACACGGTCGAGTAATGGCCGGAAACCGAAGTAACCGTCAAAAGCTTGTAAAACCAAGCGTTTTTCATCATTAAGAACCACTTTATAAGGTCCAGTACCCACCGGCATCAAATCAAAATCAGGGTTACGATCCACCTCTGCTGGTAGAACTTTGGCACAAGCTTCTGCCAGTAAGAGCGGTAATTGCACATCCGGCTTTTGCAGATAAACATCCACAGCCCAAGGATAAGGAGAATCTACGCGATCAATGTGAGCGAACAAGTTGAGCAAACGCAATTGCCAGAGGTTTTGCACCACAAGTTCAGTGGTTAACAAATTTCCATTATGGAAACGAACCCCTGGGCGCAGATAGAATCGCCAATGTGTTTCTGAAATGGCTTGCCAAGCGTGGGCCAGATCGGGCTGTAATTGTTCATCTTCATCAAGGCGAGTCAAACCGCTAAATACTTGTCTTGCAATATGTTGCTCCGAGCGACGCATCGGTTTCTGCGGATTGAGCATAGAAAGCTGTCGGTAATATGGCAGTCTAACGACTTGTAGCCCCTCTTGGTGCTGAACACCCAAGTAGCTTTCTATGACTTGGGTTAATTTCGCCGCATCTTGATCAAGTACGGAAAAGGCTTGGCTTATTTTTCCTTCATTGAGATAGCGCCGAGCGAGATTTTCACTGACATCTGCACGGCTGCGTTTAAAAATCAGCTGTGAAAGTTTGCCGCGCCCAGCGGCTGGATGCCATTCAATCCAGCCCTCTTCTTCCATTTTATTCAGAACGATCCGCGCATTACGGCGGGTACAGAACAGAATTTCCGTAACATCATCTAGCTGAGTATCGGTATCCTGACCTTGAAAGTGTTCAAAGAGGGTCTCGAATTGAACGCGTAAGCGTGGGCTGCTCATAAAGAGGAAATCTCATAAAGAATGTACTACTAGGTAGTTTCCTTATTTTTTGAACTTTGAGCAAGCCAAGATAAAAAACTTTTAAAGCACATCACAGCCCAGAGTCTGAGCTATCGTTTGCAACTGGGTTTCGTCATCCAGCTTGATTGACCACTTACTTCCACTTCCGTTAGCAATCATGATGTTTGCACCATTCGTCATTAATGTAATCATATCGGCATCCGCTTGCAGCGTTGCGAAATTCGTGTCACCGAGTCGAACCACCACTTCATGGGGAGTAAGGATGATTTTTCCGCTTTTAAATTGAATAACCACTTACACCTCTAAACCTGGCATTGTTCTTTTTGCCCGAGCGCGTTTAACAGCAACGGTAAGGCGGCTGATGCAAACTAACCTATCTTGCTCATCTTTGATTTCAATCTGCCACACTTGGGTTGATATGCCCATATGAAGGGGAATCGCAGTACCCATTACGGTGCCTTCACGCATGGCACGTACATGGTTGGCATTGATATCCAAACCCACGCAATAAGCGTCTTCCCCAACACTAAAGTTTGCAGCCACCGAACCCAAGGTTTCCGCAAGCACAACGGAAGCACCACCATGTAACATACCCAAGGGCTGATGTGTGAAATGGCACACAGGCATAGTGGCAGAGATACTATTTTCAGTTAACTCGGTATAAACGATATTTAGATGTTCAATCAGAGTATTTTTTGAGGTGGCATTGAGCACTTCAAGACTGATAGGTTTATTCCAAATCGCCATTACAATGTTCCATAAACATGAATAAGGCGATTATTGTACGGATCTAACACACTGATACCAAGCGACAAAGTA
This genomic window from Vibrio mimicus contains:
- a CDS encoding helix-turn-helix domain-containing protein, with protein sequence MSEEAIAKRINDAITQNGGYQKISEITGISVSTLVRAAKGKTEPKLKDVMLISSATGIPLNKIAYGEDEESPVEKYMAEIVKGLATMNDVLFSERIAELERKIEELKG
- a CDS encoding phage/plasmid replication protein, II/X family: MFFIDQLFMQQDYPDGGLPFVGTHVIERLDLETGEKLPPSVNQKILEGSYSTKLTIRCNGDRVRVEGNPSRWQRMDNLVGLNTLDECVEIYNHVLAKYDLPPFTKNTRVFHRQSPDGKSSSLIGNGAEITLIDWTRNHTVGQGKEASFIRGMSSMQIGRGREPKLYPNGMTCNWGEASEWMMTKLYCKAYELRKHLKEDKRKKNRVVTEQLEYLEKLIGYCEEQGVVREEHSLRQKLLKRHNLQFYGLVTEQDFHAHLNDIENAMKTLHATHDTHQSIAHQLLEAGAVDTLRKANSTMSYFTLWQHGSDLKAVLTRSQFFEHKARLKQIGIDISRPFDVSRMCPTLKRSEVIEVKPLSVPDWYRLPVVAQSNVLPFRAVA
- a CDS encoding single-stranded DNA-binding protein: MLKIEIFKENERAEPRTINGKDGKPPRTIYEQTAYVYLGGKFPVEMKLGLQEGQPPYAAGVYTPHSSSYVVNAFGGLELKKYGLTIEPLESPDL
- the yciH gene encoding stress response translation initiation inhibitor YciH, encoding MTLVYSTETGRIKPEEVRIERPKGDGIVRIFRETKGRKGKGVTIIKGLDADDTALKLLAAEFKKKCGCGGAVKDGEIEIQGDVRDLLKTLIEAKGYKVKLAGG
- a CDS encoding DUF3319 domain-containing protein, whose translation is MAVAIYRGFNLQSADNSAEIWQVRIKNHVLSGNLAAVKKSIDWFCDTASIIDPKEFESIGQKREVSAGAQEQFNGFTIKNDTGESNAWYCFFNGRLIKGSKIAIQKHIEAYVLARQKAMQQQTQQKR
- a CDS encoding D-alanine--D-alanine ligase — translated: MTKTTILLLCGGGSSEHEISLVSANYIQQQLALTPEFNVIRVEMKKDGWFSEQGELVYLDTNSATLNGDKISQPIDFVVPCIHGFPGETGDIQSMLELAGIPYLGCGPEASANSFNKITSKLWYDALDIPNTPYLFLTQNTTDSIEKAQQAFRNWGSIFVKAARQGSSVGCYKVTREEQIAPAIEAAFGFSEQVLVEKAVKPRELEVAAYEMNGQLHISKPGEVIAPEDAFYSYEEKYSASSHSRTVIEAEHLTEAQHNLIQQCAERVFIHMKLRHLSRIDFFLTQDGQIYLNEVNTFPGMTPISMFPKMLEHNGHQFSEFLALCVTNTLAKAK
- a CDS encoding SPOR domain-containing protein, which translates into the protein MKKITVIGLSILLTACASGSYTTDVKTESHREEFAVAAVEQPIISENGAAEGISEQNVEQNVVKMTPAETEKKVVKMSPQAKPAVSITPPTAKQVAMNPRYGFTIQVVAVGAQSKVDQFASKLPKNGQPIWENYKMVNGTKWYTVLFGDYATRQEATEAISMLPSDLRSMKPFVKSIDSIKNSEFPTLNKLN
- a CDS encoding bifunctional acetate--CoA ligase family protein/GNAT family N-acetyltransferase, which translates into the protein MNHLNQLLKPKSVAVIGASIRPFRAGNIVMKNLLQGGFDGAIMPVTPYYPAVCGVLAYKTISDLPITPDIAILCTHASRNVSLFKQLAEKGVKQVIVLSSDMYSLDAQGEEIQRQCMMIVKASNMRILGPNSLGLILPWIQFNGSFSPVSALKGNIAFISQSAAVCTTILDWANDKGIGFSAFISLGNASDVDFADLLDTLSTDKYTDAILLYVDTIRDARRFMSAARAASRNRRILVLKGGRTKAGRKAAQMHTGGDDTLDIIYDSAIRRTGMLRVNNTHELFAAVETLTHSVPLRGERLAIITNGGGPAIMAVDALLERGGKLAQLEDSIYEKLNQTLPQSWSHSNPIDIVGDADHQRYVATLNILLESENIDAILIMHSPSAIAHSEQTAKALVDAIQKHSRAKRFNILTNWSGELSAKPARTIFNQAGIPTYRTPESAVTAFMHLVEYRRNQKHLMETPTTTEVVHASEMQAAKQWIKAQLGEHEDVNLDTHQIGTLLKCFNFSVLPTWIASDSTEAVHIAETIGYPVAVKLRSPDIIHKSDVQGVMLNLRNRVEVANAAQAILDRTQLSFPSANIHGLLVQGMAKLAGGEELRIKVKTDATFGPVILLGQGGSEWDESLDAAAALPPLNITLARYLIVRAIRNGKIRLQKLPVPIDIEGLSEFLVRISQMVIECPEVHELDIHPLLVNGSQFTILDANLVLRQFSGDAQNRLAIRPYPTELEERCQARDGEWLTVRPILPEDEPKHASFIKKVSKEDLYKRFFSDVGEFNHEALANLTQIDFDREMAFVAVSGDGENSEIIGVSRALINHENTDAEFAILIRSDLKGKGLGRILMRKIIDYCRSKGTLQMSGMTMPTNRGMLTLAQKMGFEVEIHFEDGTADMVLPLL
- a CDS encoding LysR substrate-binding domain-containing protein, encoding MLSPITLEALHILDAIERRGSFAAAANELNRAPSSLSYQIQKLEQDLDLMIFDRSGHRANFTEAGKLILERGRAILAATEKLVNDATLLANGWELDITIALDGIVPATNLFPMVEALGNISKTRVRIQDEILAGCWEALATGRADLLICPRIDALPQEVKAETIGSIKMIWVAAPTHYVHRRSGEFNNEAREKYRAIAIADTAREQPAMSVNILQRQPRLTVSNLDAKCKALVAGLGIGTLPEQVAQPYIDRGELQYIKGSEDAEMEIVLAWRRNQMGEAKSWCIQYLKKNWRWV